Genomic segment of Cyanobacterium sp. T60_A2020_053:
CGATTTTTTTGTTGGTTCGTTTACATCCCCCGTTGATTTCAGTGGGTATTTTTTTTGTTGAGAAATTCAACGGGGGTCTTTCACTCACATTTCAAGATAAAGCAAAACTTATATCAAGTTGGTTTAATCAAAAATAATCTTAGTTCAATTTATTGAACGTAATCCCGTTGGTTCCGTGTAATTCATTACACGGTGGGGTGTAGGACTTATAACTCATAATTAACCATTTTCCCCCTTTTAAAAAAGCGCCCTTCACCTCAACACTAACGATGCCATTTTGTCACGCCACCCGGTGCATCAATCAAAGTAATCCCTTGCTCTTTTAACAAATCTCGAATCCTATCCCCTTCTGCATAATTTTTTGCCTTTCGAGCCTCTAACCTTTGTTGTACTAAGGTTTCAATCTCATTATCTGTGATGTCATCGGTAGAAGAAGATTGATCCAGCGCCCTCCCCTCTAATCCCAACACTCCAGCGAGGGTAACTAAAGTATGCCATTTATCCCCTAACTCTTGAGAAGAAAGAGTAGTTTGTCCCTCATGGGTGAGGATATTACCTTCACGGCGTAACTCTTTAGCAAGGTCAAATAAAATTGCCAATCCTGAAGCAAAATTAAAATCTTGATCCACCTCTTGACAAAAAGCCCCTTGAACTGATTTAATAATACTATGCTCGTCTTTTTGTGTCCAATTTAAGGCTTTACCGTACTTGTCAGCAAAAGTTAACCCTTCCAGTAGAGTATGCCAACCATTAGTGGCAGAAGCCATGGCATCCTCAGTAAAATCAATGGGTTTACGATAATTAGCCTGAAGAATAAACAAACGCACTGCCATGGGGTCATATTTTGCCAATAATTCCCGAATAGTAATAAAATTACCGAGAGATTTTGACATTTTTTCCCCTGCCACCTTCACCATGCCATTATGTAACCAATAATTAGCAAGAGGTTTACCCGTAACCGCTTCCGATTGGGCGATTTCATTTTCGTGGTGAGGAAAAACTAAATCATTGCCTCCCGCGTGAATATCAATGGTTTCCCCCAACATATCTCTGACCATGGCAGAGCATTCAATATGCCAACCCGGGCGCCCTTCACCCCATTTTGACTCAAAACTAGGCTCATCAGGCTTAGCTGACTTCCACAGGGCAAAATCAAAGGGATTTTTTTTCACTGCTTCCGATTGATTTACCCTACCACTAGCACCGGCTTGTAATTCATCTAATTTACGCCCTGATAACTTACCATAAGATGCAAACTTGGCTACTTCATAGTAAACATCCCCTGCCGTAGCATAAGCATAACCTTTTTGTTCCAATTCCCAGATCAAGTTTTTGATACCGTCAAGGGCATGGGTAGCACGGGGATAAGCGTCAGCTGGTTGTACATTTAGCTGTTGCATATCCTCAAAATAGGCTTGAATAAAACGCTCTGATACTGCTTCCATGGTGGTATTTTCCCGTTTAGCACGATTGAGAATCTTATCATCAATATCCGTAAAATTCTGAATATAAGTTACAGAATAACCGCGCCATTGTAAGTAACGCCTTACTACATCCCATATAATACAAGTTCTCCCATGACCTAAGTGACAATAATCATACACAGTAATACCACAGCAATACATTTTGACTTCTTGAGGTGTCAGGGTGATAAAGTCTTCTAATTGTCGAGTTAAAGTATTGTAAAGGGTTATATTACTACGGTGAGTCATTGTATCTATGGGATGGAGGTTGTGAAAATTATATAGCAATCTTTCCTTCTTTCTAAGCTAATTCTTAGAATTTATCTGTTTTTAGAGCAATGCTATATCGGTTATGGGAATAATATCATCAGAATAGGGCAAAGTTAACATTTTTTACTTGGTAAACTGTTTGCCTATTTACTGTTAATTTATCATACTAAAAGTCGGAAAAGCATTTTAAAATCAATGAAACCGTTTTTTTCTCTGCGCTTTAGGATTATTTTATTATTTATTTTACCGATGACGGGCGCTATGGGATTATTTGGCTATATTTCCTTTTCATGGCGATGAATGTTTATATCAAGTGGCACAAGCGATGAGTAATGCGATGAAGCGCGCCCGGGAATTAGTAGCGAGATATGGTGGAGAAGAATTTGCCGTAATATTACCCCATATCGATTCCCCACAGGCTCTCAGTTTAGCAAAGTTGATGCAAGAAAATATTAGAGGAAATCAGACGAGAGGGAGATTTGGTGGCAAGGTATGGAGGAGAAGAGTTTGTAGTAATTTTATCTCACACTTGCTCGGAGGAAGCCTCTCAAGTTGCCAAGCGCCTTTGTGACAAGGTTAGGTCTTTGAATATTCCCCATGAAAGCTCTTCCTTTGGCTATGTTACCATCAGCATGGGGGTAGTTTGTCAGGTGCCTAGCAGTGATGAAACCCCAGAAAAGTTGATTTTAAAGGCTGATAATGCTTTATACTCAGCTAAACATCAAGGCAGAAATCAATTTATTATTGCTTAATTTAATTAGGGTTTCCTGAAAAAATCTTCTGGTAAAGTTTCTGGGTAATAACTATTCAGGAAAAGTTGACCCACTGTTTTGAGCTAAGAAATGATGGTGGTATGATGCACCCCTAATTTAAGAATGGACAATGAATTATTAAAAAACCAATTACCCACCAATCAATTAGATTTCTTTTTTCATTCTTTCGAGGGTAAAGTGCATTTGTTGAAACATTTGTTCTGGAGTTGTGCCAAATTGACCTAACTGAGTTTTTAATTGCTCTACCGTCATTTTTGCCATAAAATCATCAGACAATTCAAATCGCTTCATAAAAATATGATAACGTTCCATCATATTTTCCATCTTGTCAATAAATATTTTTTTCCCTTCTCGGTCAAATTTCCCAAACTCACTACCGAGACGACTTAAAGACTGATAATCCTCAAATAGTTGTTTTGCTTCTTGTTGTACTACTTCCGAATCAAAAAATCCCATTTTTTTTCCTCAGCTTAAATAATTTTATTATATAGAAAAATTTTTTTGTATTTTTATCTAAATTTAATTATAGAATTAGAGACATTACTTTAAAAATACGGTTTTCCGTATTATACTGTGGTGGAACAATTCTCTTTAGACTCATTTGAAGGTCACGGAAAAAAGAAAATAATTGCGATTTTACTAGCATTTGTAGGGGCTATAGCGCCCTTCGGCGGATTACATAAATTTTATGTGGGGCAACCGATTTGGGGCGCAATTTATCTATTCTTAGGATGGCATAGCCCCATTACACGCATTGCTTGTGCGGTGGATGCGGTGTTGTATATTGCCCAATTTTCCAGCCAGTGGGGTTTTCAGAATAATTCAGCAACCACTACAACCATTACACAAATCAATCAGCAATCTTTACAAGCTAAAAGCACCGTAGAAATAGCGGAGGCTATTCGCCAATTAGAAAGCCTACGTCAAGAAGGTTTGGTATCGGAGTATGAATTTGAGCAAAAACGCCGTCAATTATTGGATTAAATTACTTAGGGTGTGCTGAAAAAGTATTTTAGTGAAGGTAGGGAAGAGGGAAGAGGGGAAGGGGAAAAGTCGGAAATATTTATAATATCAAGTCCGTTTGATCAGCCGAAGGCTGCCGCTGCGCGATCACTTATAAATCAATTCAACATAATCTTAGTTCAATTTATTGAACGAAAAACTGTTGGTTCCGTGTAATTCATTACACGGTGGGGAAATTGCGAAGATACCATCTATTTATAACGGATTATCCGAACTTTATATAAATTAAAGACTTTAGCCAAATAGTTATGTTTCATAAGTTGCTCATTCATATCAATATTTTTTGTTTCTCGCAAAGGCGCGAAGACGCAAAGGAAATCTTTGTAGCAATCTAAAGTATGGTTTAAGGAAATGAAAACTGCTGTAATCAAAAAAAGTACCCGTTTTTAATGGTGGTTTCATTGGTTTTACTGTCATAATCCAGTAAATATTCTCGGTTAATAACTTCTTGTTGTCGCAGTTGTTGCACTTCCATTTCACCAATTTCGGTATCAGTGGATAGTAATATGACTTGGTGAGAGGCGCTGGGAAAGTATCTTTCCAAGAGATTATGGCGATGGCTGGAGTCTAGTCGGGCGAGGGGGGTATCAATGGCGACGGGTAAAGGGCGCGTTGTCACTTTGGCTAATCCCCACAGCAGGGAAATGGCGAGGAGTTGTTTTTCTCCGGCTGATAGTCTATTTTTACTAATTTGATTTCCTTCTGTGCCGTAAATACTCAAGGAAAAGTCTTTTTCATCAATGGCAATTCTCTGTACAAAGTTTGATTTGTGCAGTAGATAACGAAAGGAATTGGTTACTTCTAATTCTAGTCTATTTAATTTTTTCTGGGTTATTTTTTCTTTGAATAATACTAAGGTTTCTTTTACTTTTGGCATCATTTCGGTGAGGTGTTGCGTATCTAAATCGTTAATTTTTCTGTTGCTGTAGCTTTCTACTTCTTTCTTTTTTGTCGTGATATTTCGGTCTAAGTTTTCTCGCTCTTTTTTCAAAATTTCTAGCTGAGATTTACTATTCATTACTTCTTGATGAGCTTGATTATAGGCTAATTCTAATTCTTGATATGTTTTTGGGGATTGAGTTTTGGCAATGATTAAGTCGAGGTTATCTAATTCTTGGTTTAATTCTTGCTTTTTTTCGATTAATTCTTGGGCTTTTTTTTGTTGATTTGGTAAGTTATAGGTTAAAAGACTTTGTATATATAGAAAGTCTTTTTCCTTTCCTTCTAAATAGTTATTAGCTATGTTAATTTTTTCTTGATTTTCTTTTTGCTTATGGTCGATATAAAGTTTTATTTTTGAATATTTTTCTTCTGATAGGTTCAAGTCTTTTAAAAAAATTAATAATTCTTGATCTTTAATATTTAGTAATTCATGGGCGCTAATTAATTTTTTGTTTTCTTCTTCTTCTGCTAATTGTTGTTTTAATTGGTGGAGGGCGCTAAGGATGAGATTAAGGGGTAAAGATTGAGATGCTAATTGTCTTAGTTGACAATAAACTTCTTCAATTTGTTTATTAGTTTCTTCCCTTTTTTGTTGGAGTTGAGATTTTTTGGAAGCAATTTTGTTCCCTTCTTCTCGAAAACTAATGGAGGTTTTATTATATATTTTTTGAGCTTGTTTTAATTGTTTTTCTGCATTGTCTAAGTCTTTAATTAGTAACTTTCTATTATTTTCTAATGCTTGTAATTCTTGTTCTAGTTGTGTTAATTTTTTTTGTTCTTTTTCTTGTAAAGATGCTTTTTGTTTGCGACTAATTAATACATCCAAATCAATAGATAATTGATCGGCTAATTCTAGTCCTAGTAATGATTTCATGGCACTAATGACTAATGGTGAGGGGGTGTCTTTTTCAGCTAATTCTTTGACTTGTTCACCATCAAAAAGAAATAAGTTAGATATACCTAAAGGTAATACTTCTTCGATATAATCATCCCAATGATCGATTAAATTTAGGTCGGGAAATTCTCCTTCAATAATACCTAAATTATCCTTACCATCTTTGACGTTATGTTGCCAATAGCGCACGATTTTTAGTTCAATCCATTGGTCATTAATTAAATGTTCAAAGGTTAATTCAATTTTGGTATTTTCACCTAGTTTGGCATGGCGATTAATGGATTTTAATAAGAAGTCATTATAACTGGAATTATTTTTTTGAGCGCACTCCGCCCTACGTCCATAAAGTGCTAATTTAAGACTATCTAAAAGGGTTGTTTTTCCGCCTCCATTCATACCGCCTATTAAAATAATTGGAGCGTTATTTTCTGCGGTGACGGGCGCTAGATTTATGATATTTCTTCCTCGATATGGTCCAAAATTTTCTAAAATTAATTCTTTAAATATCATTATTTAAGTATGACAAATTGCTGATTGAGACTAGGAAAGAGAAAAATTATGAATGAAAAATTATGAATTATGAATTATGAATTATGAAGTTTTAATACTTAATTATCAATTGTCCATTATCAATTATCCATTATCAATTACCATAGATAAAGTGGGAAAGATTCCCCTTTATAAAAGTGGGATTTTGTGGCTGGAAGTTCGATAAATCCATCACTTTGTGCTAAGGCAATAAATTCTCCTGAGTTTTTGATGGCAAGGGGAAGGGCGCTGGTGGTAGCATCTTCACTATAACTGATTTTTACGGGTTGAAAATATGTTAAATTCGGTTCAAAAATGACGTCTTGAGTTAGTTTGGCATATTGTGGGGGATTTTGGAGAATATAACGATGTAGGCACACTAAACTAGAAACGGGATTGCCGGGTAAGCCAAAAATCATGGTTTTTCGCTCATAGTCAACACCCAACCAAAGGGGTTTGCCCGGTTTTTGTGCTACTCTATGAAAGTGTTTAACAGCGCCCTTCTCCTCCCAGATAGAGGGTAAATAATCAAATTTTCCTTTGGATACTCCCCCAGAGTAGATTAAAATATCATGGTTAGCGGTAGCTTGATCATAATGTTGACGAATTTCGTCGGGATCATCTTGGAGATGAGTTAGAGTAATATGGTTAAAACCTCGTTGCAGTAGAGAGGCTTTAAGAGCGTAAATATTGGACTTTCTAAGTTGATAGGGTTGCGGTATATCAGTGATTTCCACCAATTCGTTACCTGTAGAAATTAGGTTAATACGAGGGATTGCCATGGATTTGACTACATTTTTACCCATAGAAGCAATTATGCCCCAGCGCGCGCCGTGTAATTTCATTGCTGGTTGTAATATATTTGTTTCTGCTAGGCAATCACTACCTTTTTCATGGATAAATTGACCGCAAAAGCGCCCTTCCTCTTTCGCTATAATCGCACTTTTTTGCCTAATTTCGAGGTCTTCGTAAGGAATGACCAAATCAAAGCCCAATGGTAAAACAGCACCCGTCATGACTTCGATAGCGGTATCTAAGGGATAATTTTGAGGAGGTTGTCCAGCCCCGATAATACCTGAAATGATAAATTCCCTTTTTCCCTGCTGATACTGTTGCCATGATACCGCAATACCATCCATACGGGCGAGGGGCGCTGGGGGATAGTCTCGATCCGCGCTGACATTTTGAGCTAATGTGACAGAAGTTAATTCATCACAACTGGTGAAAGTTTCACCGAAGTTAAGCCAATTTTGATTAATTATTTCCGTGGCTGTTTTGACATCAATCATTTTGCTTCTTTCACTTTCAGTATGATAAATTTTACTTAATATTAGGTTGGTTTAATAACTTAATAGGCTGACAATATTAACATCTTAGGATTAGCCGTGCAATTTATTACACGGTAAGTAAATTATGAAGATACTATCTTAAAAAGCATTTTTCAAATAGAAAGCAACTTCAAATTTATATTTGTCATAGATAATACAGGAATCATTTAACAACTTAAATTGTTCTTGATCTGGATTTTCTGAACTTAAATAATAACGAAGACAAACAATATCAAAACGACAAGATACATCTTGATATTGAGGATTAACGCTTAAAAAAATTTCCGCAGTTAATCTTAATTTATTTTGTTTACTATCATTAACAGCTAAAAGCCCACCATGATCCCAATTATATTTTTTTCTGGTTTTAACTTCAATGAAAATCAAAAAATTATCATGATAAGCAATAATATCGATTTCTCCCCAACGACTGCGCCAACCACGATGTAATATTCTATACCCCTGACATTTTAACCAAAAATCAGTAACATCTTCACCCAGCGCCCCTACCCCTTTGCTTTTCATTGTTGTTTTATTTTTTAAGTTAACCTATTTTGACAAGGAGAAAGGGAGAAAGGGAGAAAGGGAGAAAGGGAAGAAGGGAGAAAGGGGAGGAGAGAAGTAAGAATTAATAAGTAATGGATGGCAGATGGAGAAATAATTATTCATTATCCATTGTCAATTATTAATTAACTTACTTCGTAAGTGTTTGATTTTATCTCTCAATTCTCCTGCTTTTTCAAACTCTAAATTTTTAGCACAGGTTTTCATCTCCTCTTCAAATTGTTTAATTAACTCAGGAATTTTATCAAGACTAATTTCTTCAATATGTTCATAAACTTGCTCTAATTGTTGAGAGTTTAAGCGCCTTGATATATCCAAAAACTCTAAAATGGAACTACTATAATTTTTATTAATTGATGTGGGAATAATATTATTTTTAATGTTATATTCCATCTGAATTTCTCGACGGCGATTAGTTTCATTTAACGCTTTTTCCATACTTTGAGTGAAATTATCAGCATATAAAATGGCTTGTCCTCGCACATGACGTGCCGCGCGCCCGATGGTTTGAATTAATGATTTTTCAGAACGCAAAAACCCTTCTTTATCAGCATCCATAATCACTACCAAAGAAACTTCAGGTAAGTCTAAACCCTCTCGTAATAGGTTAACTCCGATTAATACATCAAATTCACCACTACGCAAACTTTGCAAAATCTCTATTCTTTCTATGGACTTAATTTCTGAGTGTAAATACTGTACTTTTATTCCCCTTTCTTGTAAATAAGTGGTTAAATCTTCTGACATCTTTTTAGTTAAAGTAGTAATTAATACCCTTTCTTTTTGTTTTACTCTTTCTTTGATTTCTCCCAATAAGTCATCGATTTGATGTTGGGTAGGGCGTAAAAAGATTTCTGGGTCTAAAATACCTGTAGGGCGAATTATTTGCTCCGAAATTTTGCCTTCCGATTTTTCAATTTCCCATGGGCTAGGAGTGGCAGAAACAAATAAACATTGATTAACTTTTTGCCAAAATTCATCAGCTTTTAAAGGTCGATTGTCACGGGCGCTAGGTAAGCGAAAACCATGCTCAATTAACACTCCTTTACGGGCTTGATCACCGTTATACATTCCCCTAATTTGTGGTACTGTAACATGGGATTCATCTACTATTAATAACCAATCATCTGGAAAATAATCGATTAAACATTCCGGCGGTTGCCCTGATTTTCTACCTGTTAAATGGCGCGAATAATTCTCCACGCCATTACAGTATCCCACCTCTGTTAACATTTCTAAGTCATAACGGGTTTTTTGTTTGATGCGTTGTGCTTCTACTAATTTCCCCTCTTTTTCTAACTCTGTCACCCGTAAATCTAACTCCATGTTAATTTCTTCCAGCGCCCTCCCCAACTGCTCTTGAGGGGTAACGAAGTGTTTAGCAGGGTAGATGTTAATTCGCTCTAATTGCTCGATTATTGAGCCATCAACAGGGTCTAAAAGGGAAATTGCTTCGATTTCATCTCCGAAAAATTCGAGCCTAATAATGCGGTCTTCGTAGGCTGGGACGATTTCTAAAACATCCCCTTGCAGTCGAAAACTACCCCGTGATAGTTCAATATCATTGCGAGTATATTGAATGGTGACTAAATCGCGCAATAATTGACGGGGATCATATTCCTGATTAATTGCCAATTTGAGGGATGCTTTGAGATATTCTGAGGGGATACCCAAACCATAAATACAACTGATAGACGCTACCACGATAACATCTTGGCGCTCGAATAAGGAGCGAGTGGCGCTGTGGCGCAACATATCGATTTCATCATTAACCGAGGCGGTTTTTTCGATGTAGGTATCGGTAACGGGAATATATGCCTCGGGCTGGTAATAATCGTAATAACTGACGAAATATTCCACCGCATTATGAGGGAAAAATTGGCGTAATTCCTCACACAATTGCGCCGCTAGGGTTTTATTGTGCGCTAAAACTAGGGTTGGTTTGTGACACTGACTGATAATATTGGCGACAGTATAGGTTTTTCCCGTGCCTGTCGCACCTAATAAAGTATGAAAACGATCACCATTTTCCATGGCTTCCATAATAGATTTTATGGCACGGGGTTGATCTCCTGTGGGGTTGAAGGGCGCTTGTAATTTGAACATAAATTTTAGTGGAAGAAAATGTTAACAATCTAATTATTTCCATATTGATAAACTTCGCCAATTTTTAGGAAAACCCATTTTTTCAATACTAATATCAGGATATTCTTTTATTAATTTTTCCAAGTTAGTTAACCAATAACTATTCATAGTAATTTCATTTAAGCAGTAATTAATCATAAAAACTATTGCAAAAAATTTATCATTGTAAGGGACATCTTTTTTACATTTATTAATAATTTTAGGCTTGATAGTAAAAGTACGATTCCACAATCTACCATGATGAGCCGAGATATTTCTGAGATAAGATAAACTATGTAACCATGAATCAAGAATGGGATACGGAATATTAATTATTCTTGCTATTTCCTTTTTTAAATCTAAATCATTTAAATGTTTATAAACACGAGAAACACTACCAAAAGGTAATAATTGAAATACCATCCAACTAGGAGGCAAGTCTGGGCTAGTATATTTTTGATAATAGTGATTGATAAAAACTTCTGATTTTTTTAGAGAATTTTGAGAGTTATTTTTTATATTATGATAGTCAATATCTTCTTTTATTTTTTCAATAAATTTTTGATGATTAAATTTATTATCGAATAAATGCTTATCTTCATACCAATTCTTCCCATATTTTAAGGAAGATGTATCTGACACAACTGCCCTAACCGCTATTTCTATTCTTTCAATTGCATCTAAAACTAGCAAACGTAACTTGCGGTCAAATATATATATATTTAAAATATCTTCAAAAGTAACATTTTCTTGAAAATTGTGACTTTTCTCTTGTGTGTTGTTGACACAAAAAGGCAAAAAATAAGCGGATAAACGATAATAACCAATAAATCTTAAATGATGTTTGACCGAGATGATATTATTAATAATTAGTCCCCGACCGGTTAATAATTGTATCTGTTCTTCAATAGTCAGAGGGGGTTTAACAAACTCTTTTCCAGCTTTACTCAACTTATTCAGACTGTCCCAAATACTTAAAACCTACCGGGTGCGCATAATCTTAGAGGCGTGGTAGGTGTTGTTAGTCTTATTTTATCTCTATTTATGGTATTGTGTCAAGAAATTTTATAGTATTAAGTAAAGTGGCTCAAGCTATTGAGGAGATTACCGATAGAAATGTTAAAAGTAATCTAACGGCGGCGTGCGCTATTTTAGCTAACTTAGTTATTTCAGAAAACATTATTAAAGGTATTTTAAGGAGCGATATTATGCAAGAATCACCTATTTATCAAGAAATTTATCACGCTGGTGAGTTGAGAGGTGAATTAAAAGGCAAATTAGAGGGCAAATTAGAGATTGCGCTTAATTTACTAAAAAAAGGATTAACCATTAATGAAATTGTTGAGATAACTGGCTTATCTCTTAGTTTAGTTGAAAGTTTAAGCCCAAAAAATTAAAGTAAAACTTCATAACTGTTAATTTACCCTAAAGACACCACTTTTTCAGCATTCCCTACTTATTTTGATGATTTATCAATACCCTACTTTACGAGAAGGAAAACTTCTCAAACGTTACAAACGATTTTTAGCTGATATAGAGTTAGATAACGGTGAAATCATTACTGCCCATTGCGCCAATACTGGTCCTATGATTGGAGTATGTGATATTGGTAGTAAGGTGCAGGTATCTGTCAGCGATAATCCTAAGCGCAAGTTGCCTTACAGTTGGGAAATGATTGCGGTGGGTGAAAATTCTACTTGGGTGGGGATTAATACCAGTTTACCCAATCGCATTGTTAAAACTCTGTTAGAAAATCAACTGATTGAAAATTTAGCAGGAAAGTATGACAAGGTTAAAAGTGAAGTAAAATTTGGTCATGATGGCAAAAGTCGCATTGATTTTGTTTTGACTGGTGACAATAATCAACCGCCAATTTATTTAGAGGTCAAAAATACTACTTTAAGTGATGAACCTAATATCGTTTTATTTCCTGATACTGAGACTACCAGAGGGCAAAAACATTTACAAGAGTTAATTGCTTTAACCGCAGAAAATGTTATCCCTGTGATGCTTTATTTTATTAATCGTAATGATTGTGAATATTTCGCTGTGGGTAGTAAATATGATCTGAAATACGGAAATTTATTTGCTGAAGCGAGGGAAAAAGGGGTAATGATTCTGCCTTGTCGTTTTGAGGTTACTCCTCAAGGGGTTAGTTATTTGGGTTTAGCGAAGATTACCCCTGTTTTGTAATATTATGTTCAAGTAATCTGTTATGAAGGATTATATCTTCCTAATTTACCCACCGTGTAATGAATTACACGGCTAACGGTTTGATCGTTCAATAAATTGAACTAAGATGTTGATATTACTAATTTGTAAGTAATTAGGTAAAACTGGTCTAAAGTATTAGTTTTTGTATAAAAAAACTCACTTTAGTAGAGTTAAGCTATTGGTAATGAAATAAATTTTATGGTGAGATATGAGTAGTCACGCTATAGTCTTTTTAGATAAAAATGAGACAGTTTTATATTAGACATCTCCAATCATAGCTATTTTAAGGGCTGAAGCCTTTACTACAAGCAAATAAAAAATAAATTAGTCGATGTCTGTTGAAGTGAAATTGCTGTGGGTAAACTAAGACATTAGGAGGTTTAGAAAATGCCGAGAGTATTTGATAATCTTGATCAATCTTTATTAGAAGGGTTGCAAAATTCTTTTTTTTCTGCTTATAAAAGTGATTTTTGTATCGGTTATTTTAACCTCAGAGGTTGGCGGTTAATTGCTGATCAAATTGAGCAGTTTTCAGGGGAAGAAAATAATCAATGTCGTGTTTTGATTGGCATGCAAAAACTGCCTTCTAATCGTCTATATCAAGAGTTACAAATTATTACTCGTTCTAAAGATAAGTTTTCCCAAGGCAGAAGCGAAGATTTTAAAACTTTAATTGCTGGGGAATTTCGGCAACAATTAATGGCTGGTATTCCTACTAATGCTGATTACCAAGGATTACAGCAGTTAAAAAAACAACTAATTAATCAAAAAGTGGTTGTTAAATTACATTTACGTTATCCTCTCCATGCTAAACTTTATTTAATTCACCAGCGCGATCCAAACTTACCGATTATTGGTTATTTAGGTAGTAGTAATTTAACTTTTTCTGGTCTTAAAAGTCAAGGGGAATTAAATATTGATGTTTTAGATCATGATGCTACACAAAAGTTACAAGATTGGTTTGAAGGGCGCTGGGAAGATAATTTTTGCATGGATATTAGTGCAGAATTAGCTCAAATTATTGATGAAAGTTGGGCAACAGAAAAGTTAATTCCACCTTATTATATTTACCTGAAAATGGCTTATCATCTTTCCCAAGAAGCGAGAGATGGTTTAAGTCAGTATCAAATTCCGTCGGGTTTTCAGTTATTTAAGTTTCAGGAAGAGGCGGTGAAAATTGCGGCGCGTCATGTTAATCGCCGAGGTGGGGTAATTATTGGTGATGTGGTGGGTTTGGGTAAGACGATGATTGCTACTGCGGTGGCGCGTCTTTTAGAAGAAGATTTGGGGGTTAGCACTTTAATTATTTGCCCGAAAAATCTGGT
This window contains:
- the uvrB gene encoding excinuclease ABC subunit UvrB → MFKLQAPFNPTGDQPRAIKSIMEAMENGDRFHTLLGATGTGKTYTVANIISQCHKPTLVLAHNKTLAAQLCEELRQFFPHNAVEYFVSYYDYYQPEAYIPVTDTYIEKTASVNDEIDMLRHSATRSLFERQDVIVVASISCIYGLGIPSEYLKASLKLAINQEYDPRQLLRDLVTIQYTRNDIELSRGSFRLQGDVLEIVPAYEDRIIRLEFFGDEIEAISLLDPVDGSIIEQLERINIYPAKHFVTPQEQLGRALEEINMELDLRVTELEKEGKLVEAQRIKQKTRYDLEMLTEVGYCNGVENYSRHLTGRKSGQPPECLIDYFPDDWLLIVDESHVTVPQIRGMYNGDQARKGVLIEHGFRLPSARDNRPLKADEFWQKVNQCLFVSATPSPWEIEKSEGKISEQIIRPTGILDPEIFLRPTQHQIDDLLGEIKERVKQKERVLITTLTKKMSEDLTTYLQERGIKVQYLHSEIKSIERIEILQSLRSGEFDVLIGVNLLREGLDLPEVSLVVIMDADKEGFLRSEKSLIQTIGRAARHVRGQAILYADNFTQSMEKALNETNRRREIQMEYNIKNNIIPTSINKNYSSSILEFLDISRRLNSQQLEQVYEHIEEISLDKIPELIKQFEEEMKTCAKNLEFEKAGELRDKIKHLRSKLINN
- a CDS encoding Abi family protein, which produces MSKAGKEFVKPPLTIEEQIQLLTGRGLIINNIISVKHHLRFIGYYRLSAYFLPFCVNNTQEKSHNFQENVTFEDILNIYIFDRKLRLLVLDAIERIEIAVRAVVSDTSSLKYGKNWYEDKHLFDNKFNHQKFIEKIKEDIDYHNIKNNSQNSLKKSEVFINHYYQKYTSPDLPPSWMVFQLLPFGSVSRVYKHLNDLDLKKEIARIINIPYPILDSWLHSLSYLRNISAHHGRLWNRTFTIKPKIINKCKKDVPYNDKFFAIVFMINYCLNEITMNSYWLTNLEKLIKEYPDISIEKMGFPKNWRSLSIWK
- a CDS encoding Rpn family recombination-promoting nuclease/putative transposase, translating into MSRNFIVLSKVAQAIEEITDRNVKSNLTAACAILANLVISENIIKGILRSDIMQESPIYQEIYHAGELRGELKGKLEGKLEIALNLLKKGLTINEIVEITGLSLSLVESLSPKN
- the sfsA gene encoding DNA/RNA nuclease SfsA, whose amino-acid sequence is MIYQYPTLREGKLLKRYKRFLADIELDNGEIITAHCANTGPMIGVCDIGSKVQVSVSDNPKRKLPYSWEMIAVGENSTWVGINTSLPNRIVKTLLENQLIENLAGKYDKVKSEVKFGHDGKSRIDFVLTGDNNQPPIYLEVKNTTLSDEPNIVLFPDTETTRGQKHLQELIALTAENVIPVMLYFINRNDCEYFAVGSKYDLKYGNLFAEAREKGVMILPCRFEVTPQGVSYLGLAKITPVL